The following coding sequences are from one Epilithonimonas vandammei window:
- a CDS encoding DNA methyltransferase codes for MKLYQTLESQLKKEPNYVSDNGELKKWVVLNKAQNFDEELIGLLLDDSDLKEKFFINVKEILVFNQNLFIQFLEQKNYLNDSYTQFKNKVGLSIDGKYLKQRNEVALVWPFKDCVLEGGQSREEDKREEIFFNETLAQDEITELLDPKVLTNAKLFDKDGEKDFSQFNRNENGTITDNLIIKGNNLLALHSLKKEFAGKVKLIYIDPPFNTGNDSFGYNDKFNHSSWLTFMKNRLTIAKELLSVDGNIFIQIDINEIHYLKVLCDEVFGKENFVEELIWAYGSPSGGRAAGAKPVNIHDTILHYSRSYSNRKQIKIFIPYTEKYIKDWFKYDDGDGRLYQRRMRGKDENGDSIWVKQYLDESKGVPLSTVWSDIKQVYADPRAYKENQSQYTELLRDFSGGQKPEALLKRIIEMCTDEGDIVLDFHLGTGTTVASAHKMKRQYLGVEQMDYIKTFTCNRINKIILGESSGISKSVNWQGGGSFIYLELKKYNQTFIEKIEGAKDSESLLQIWEEMKSKSFLNYNVDIQKQEQHIEDFKLLSLNEQKQHLCELLNKNQLYVNLSSLNDENFECTAEEKNLNRDFYKI; via the coding sequence ATGAAACTATACCAAACCCTCGAATCCCAACTCAAAAAAGAACCCAATTATGTTTCCGATAACGGCGAACTCAAAAAATGGGTAGTTCTCAATAAAGCTCAAAATTTCGATGAAGAATTGATTGGATTGTTATTAGACGATTCCGATTTGAAAGAAAAGTTTTTCATCAATGTAAAAGAAATTTTAGTTTTTAATCAAAATCTTTTCATTCAATTTCTTGAACAGAAAAATTATCTTAACGACAGCTATACCCAATTTAAAAATAAAGTGGGTTTGTCTATTGATGGCAAATATCTGAAGCAACGCAATGAAGTGGCACTGGTTTGGCCGTTTAAAGATTGTGTATTGGAAGGCGGGCAAAGCCGTGAAGAAGATAAAAGAGAAGAGATTTTCTTTAATGAAACTTTGGCACAGGACGAAATTACAGAATTGCTTGACCCGAAAGTTTTGACCAATGCCAAACTGTTTGATAAAGATGGCGAAAAAGATTTCAGTCAATTCAACCGAAATGAAAATGGAACAATTACCGATAATCTGATTATCAAAGGAAACAATCTTCTCGCATTGCATTCTTTAAAGAAAGAATTTGCCGGAAAAGTGAAGCTGATTTATATTGACCCGCCTTTTAATACAGGCAATGATTCTTTCGGATACAATGATAAATTTAATCATTCTTCTTGGTTAACTTTTATGAAAAATAGATTAACAATCGCTAAGGAACTATTAAGTGTTGATGGAAACATTTTCATACAAATTGATATTAATGAAATTCACTATCTTAAAGTTTTGTGCGATGAAGTGTTTGGAAAAGAAAATTTCGTAGAAGAGTTGATTTGGGCTTATGGTTCTCCTTCAGGAGGTAGAGCTGCAGGGGCAAAACCGGTCAATATCCACGATACTATTTTGCATTATTCAAGAAGTTATTCAAACAGAAAACAAATCAAAATATTTATTCCTTACACAGAAAAATATATCAAAGATTGGTTTAAATATGATGATGGAGATGGTAGATTGTATCAAAGAAGAATGCGAGGGAAAGATGAAAATGGAGATTCAATTTGGGTTAAGCAATATTTAGATGAAAGTAAAGGTGTTCCCCTTTCAACTGTATGGTCAGATATAAAGCAAGTCTACGCTGACCCTCGTGCATATAAGGAAAACCAATCGCAATATACTGAGTTATTGAGAGATTTTTCGGGAGGACAAAAACCGGAAGCTTTGCTAAAAAGAATTATAGAAATGTGTACGGATGAAGGTGACATCGTTTTGGATTTTCATCTAGGAACGGGAACAACGGTAGCGTCAGCTCATAAAATGAAAAGACAGTACCTTGGTGTGGAACAAATGGATTATATTAAAACATTTACTTGTAATCGTATAAACAAAATCATCTTGGGAGAATCTAGTGGCATCTCCAAATCAGTCAATTGGCAAGGCGGTGGTTCTTTCATTTACCTTGAACTCAAAAAATACAACCAAACTTTCATCGAAAAAATTGAAGGGGCTAAAGATTCAGAAAGTCTTCTACAAATCTGGGAAGAAATGAAAAGCAAATCTTTCCTTAATTACAATGTGGATATCCAAAAACAAGAACAACATATCGAAGATTTTAAATTGTTGAGTTTAAATGAGCAGAAACAACATCTTTGCGAGCTGCTCAACAAAAATCAATTGTATGTCAATTTATCTTCTCTCAACGACGAAAATTTTGAGTGTACAGCGGAAGAAAAAAATCTGAACCGTGATTTTTACAAGATTTAA
- a CDS encoding GxxExxY protein, with translation MDLKYLTKEQQDKITHSIIGCAMEVHNILGNGFQEVVYQRALSIEMNLRNIEHQREFEMPLSYKGFDIGSRRVDFLVMKEISIEIKAIINLEDVHLAQAMNYLEAYNLQTGLLINFGAKSLQFKRLFNKSWKSKNPENQGSDNL, from the coding sequence ATGGATTTGAAATATCTGACGAAAGAACAGCAAGACAAAATCACCCATAGCATTATTGGCTGTGCGATGGAAGTTCATAACATACTTGGAAATGGTTTTCAGGAAGTGGTTTATCAACGGGCTTTATCCATTGAGATGAATTTACGCAATATAGAGCACCAACGTGAATTTGAAATGCCATTGTCTTACAAAGGTTTTGACATCGGTAGCCGAAGAGTTGATTTTTTAGTAATGAAGGAAATATCGATAGAAATTAAAGCAATAATAAATCTTGAAGATGTGCATTTAGCCCAGGCAATGAATTATTTGGAGGCATACAATTTACAAACAGGATTGCTCATCAATTTTGGAGCAAAAAGCCTGCAATTTAAACGATTATTTAATAAATCTTGGAAATCGAAAAATCCCGAAAATCAAGGTTCAGACAATTTATAA
- a CDS encoding DEAD/DEAH box helicase family protein — protein MAFLHEIFNNPFARKALAQVSLPNGITDNLKFGIRPYQEEAFKRYLYTEQEDFDEKPNKPLHLLYNMATGSGKTLVMAGLMLHLYEKGYRNFLFFVNSNNIIQKTKDNFLNPQTSKYLFNDKVVINGKEVLLKQIDNFDEADNENINIKFTTIQQLHIDLNNTKENSVTYEDFVDKKLVLIADEAHHLNSGTKSGNLFGSWEETVLQILHQNFDNILLEFTATLDYESREIVNKYKDKVIYKYDLSQFRTDKFSKEINLVRSLYDEKERIIQALILNLYRQELATINNVNLKPVILFKAKKTIKESEQNKENFHKLIDEFSETMVEKIKKTSTVPIVQKAFQFFLAKNISFNEIAKRIHNNFREENCLSANNDSEAEKNQILLNTLEDENNPIRAVFAVQKLNEGWDVLNLFDIVRLYEDRDGKDGKPGKTTLSEAQLIGRGARYYPFALEEGEDKFVRKYDDDIANDLKILEELYYHTKEDSRYVSELKKALVETGIYEDDENLVTKQLTLKFDFKESKLYKNGYVFSNKKLPKNFNNVKSFTDLGVTKTNYRHQLSSGGGRVSSVFFELESPVSFDEVIKSKDVKLKDIQKHIIHYALSQNPFYYFDNLSRYFPNIKSLSDFIEDENYLGNLEITFLGNYNRLQEISHFDYLQALNGLLQNIEADIKNNSTEYEGSDYFAEPISKVFRDKEIRVNKYSPRADGQEDLVKEESWFAYNANYGTSEEKKFVELFARRFESFSQKFDNIHLIRNEREIKVFDKYGRAFEPDFLLFCSEKTNQQLTFQVFIEPKGAHLIGYDKWKEDFLKEIGNEQKSIKIHTDTYKITAVPFYNYGNENEFKKVLENTFEN, from the coding sequence ATGGCATTTCTACACGAAATATTCAACAATCCGTTTGCACGTAAAGCTTTAGCGCAAGTTTCTTTACCCAACGGAATTACAGATAACTTGAAATTTGGCATTCGACCTTATCAGGAAGAGGCTTTCAAACGATATTTATATACTGAGCAAGAAGATTTTGACGAAAAGCCAAACAAACCTCTTCACTTGCTTTACAATATGGCAACAGGAAGCGGAAAAACCTTGGTAATGGCAGGTTTGATGTTGCATTTATATGAAAAAGGCTACCGCAATTTTCTGTTTTTTGTGAACAGCAACAATATCATTCAAAAAACGAAAGACAATTTTCTCAATCCGCAAACTTCTAAATATTTGTTTAATGATAAAGTCGTCATCAACGGAAAAGAGGTTTTGCTAAAACAGATTGATAATTTTGACGAAGCCGATAATGAAAATATCAACATCAAATTTACAACGATTCAGCAGTTGCATATTGATTTGAATAATACCAAAGAAAACAGCGTCACGTACGAAGATTTTGTAGATAAAAAATTGGTGTTGATTGCAGATGAAGCGCACCACCTGAACAGCGGAACAAAAAGCGGAAACCTTTTCGGAAGTTGGGAAGAAACGGTTTTGCAAATTCTTCATCAAAATTTTGACAATATTCTTTTGGAATTTACGGCAACTTTGGATTACGAAAGCAGGGAAATCGTAAACAAGTATAAAGACAAAGTGATTTATAAGTACGATCTTTCACAATTTCGAACAGATAAATTTTCCAAAGAAATCAATCTTGTTCGTTCGCTTTATGATGAGAAAGAACGAATTATTCAGGCTTTGATTTTGAATTTGTACCGTCAGGAATTGGCAACGATTAACAATGTTAATTTAAAACCGGTTATACTTTTCAAAGCAAAGAAAACCATCAAAGAATCTGAACAAAACAAAGAAAATTTCCACAAATTGATTGATGAATTTTCTGAAACGATGGTGGAGAAAATCAAAAAAACTTCTACCGTCCCAATTGTTCAGAAGGCTTTTCAGTTTTTTTTAGCCAAAAATATTTCATTTAATGAAATTGCAAAACGTATTCATAATAATTTCCGTGAAGAGAATTGTTTAAGTGCCAACAATGATTCCGAAGCAGAAAAAAATCAGATTTTACTCAACACTTTGGAAGATGAAAACAATCCAATTCGTGCCGTATTTGCCGTTCAAAAATTGAATGAAGGTTGGGATGTTTTGAATCTTTTTGATATTGTAAGATTGTACGAAGACCGTGACGGAAAAGACGGAAAACCTGGTAAAACAACACTTTCAGAAGCACAATTGATTGGTCGTGGTGCAAGATATTATCCGTTTGCATTAGAAGAAGGCGAAGATAAATTTGTCCGCAAATATGATGATGACATTGCAAACGATTTGAAAATTCTGGAAGAACTGTATTACCACACCAAAGAAGACAGCCGCTATGTTTCGGAACTTAAAAAAGCGTTGGTAGAAACAGGTATTTATGAAGATGATGAAAATCTTGTTACCAAACAATTGACGTTAAAATTTGATTTTAAAGAATCAAAATTATATAAAAATGGTTATGTGTTTTCCAATAAAAAATTACCTAAAAATTTTAATAATGTTAAATCTTTCACGGATTTAGGAGTTACAAAAACCAATTACCGTCATCAACTTTCTTCAGGTGGAGGAAGAGTTTCCAGTGTATTTTTTGAATTGGAAAGTCCGGTTTCATTTGATGAAGTTATAAAATCGAAAGATGTAAAACTTAAAGATATTCAAAAACATATAATTCATTATGCTTTAAGCCAAAATCCTTTTTATTATTTTGACAATCTCTCGCGGTATTTTCCGAACATCAAATCTCTTTCAGATTTTATTGAAGATGAAAATTATTTGGGGAATTTGGAAATAACGTTCCTTGGAAATTATAACCGACTTCAGGAAATTTCGCATTTCGATTATCTTCAGGCGTTGAATGGTTTGCTACAAAACATCGAAGCAGATATTAAAAATAATTCTACGGAATATGAAGGTTCAGATTATTTTGCAGAACCAATCAGTAAGGTTTTCAGAGATAAGGAAATTCGGGTAAACAAATATAGCCCAAGAGCTGACGGGCAAGAGGATTTAGTAAAAGAAGAATCTTGGTTTGCATACAACGCCAACTACGGAACCAGTGAAGAGAAGAAATTTGTAGAATTATTTGCCAGACGCTTTGAAAGTTTCAGTCAAAAATTCGATAATATTCATTTAATTCGGAACGAAAGAGAAATTAAAGTTTTTGATAAATATGGTCGTGCTTTTGAACCAGATTTTTTACTCTTTTGCAGTGAGAAAACTAATCAGCAATTAACTTTTCAGGTTTTCATAGAACCAAAAGGAGCTCATTTAATAGGCTACGACAAATGGAAAGAAGATTTTTTAAAAGAAATAGGAAACGAACAGAAGTCAATTAAAATTCATACAGATACCTATAAAATCACAGCAGTTCCTTTCTATAATTATGGTAATGAAAATGAGTTTAAGAAGGTTTTAGAAAATACATTTGAAAATTAA
- the rpsA gene encoding 30S ribosomal protein S1: MSKETNSAEVLLNQNVAPEQFDWESFESGLNAEDRSEKKELEEIYNGSLNDLTDNDVITGKVVRLTDKEAIVDINFKSEGVISLNEFRYNQGLKVGDVVEVMVDKREDKSGQLQLSHKKARTLKAWDKVNELHETGEIVNGFVKSRTKGGMIVDVHGIEAFLPGSQIDVKPIKDYDQFVGKTMEFKVVKINPEFKNVVVSHKALIEADIEGQKKEIIAQLEKGQVLEGTVKNITSYGVFIDLGGVDGLIHITDLSWSRVNHPSEILEDGQTVKVVILDFDDEKTRIQLGMKQLEAHPWDALSADLKVGDKVKGKVVVLADYGAFVEIAPGVEGLIHVSEMSWSTHLRSAGDFVKVGDEVEAEVLTLDREDRKISLGIKQLNKDPWENIEAKYPVGSKHVGTVRNFTNFGVFVELEEGIDGLIYISDLSWTKKIKHPSEFCNVGDKLDVVVLELDTQARRLSLGHKQLTENPWDKFETKYAEGTVHTGTAVEVHDKGASVQFEDAEVEAFCPSRLLEKEDGSKIKKGEVAEFKVIEFNKEFKRVVVSHTGIFRDEEKKNVRDNSNRSGNVSSSSSNNEERSTLGDIDALAELKKKMEGGK, from the coding sequence ATGTCAAAAGAGACAAATTCAGCAGAGGTTCTTTTGAACCAAAACGTAGCACCAGAACAATTTGATTGGGAATCTTTCGAATCAGGACTTAACGCAGAAGACAGAAGCGAGAAGAAAGAGCTCGAAGAGATCTATAACGGTTCTCTTAACGATCTTACTGACAATGATGTCATCACTGGTAAAGTGGTAAGATTAACTGATAAAGAAGCGATTGTTGATATCAACTTCAAATCTGAAGGTGTTATTTCTCTTAACGAATTCCGTTACAACCAAGGCCTTAAAGTAGGTGATGTGGTAGAAGTAATGGTTGATAAGAGAGAAGATAAATCAGGACAGTTACAGTTATCTCACAAAAAAGCTAGAACGCTTAAAGCTTGGGATAAAGTAAATGAGCTTCACGAAACAGGAGAAATCGTAAACGGTTTTGTGAAATCTAGAACTAAAGGAGGTATGATCGTAGACGTACACGGAATCGAAGCATTCTTACCAGGTTCTCAAATTGACGTTAAGCCAATTAAAGATTACGATCAGTTCGTAGGTAAAACTATGGAGTTCAAAGTTGTGAAAATCAACCCTGAGTTCAAAAACGTAGTTGTATCTCACAAAGCATTGATCGAAGCAGATATCGAAGGTCAGAAAAAAGAAATCATCGCTCAGTTAGAGAAAGGTCAAGTTCTTGAAGGTACTGTTAAGAATATTACTTCTTACGGTGTATTCATCGACCTTGGAGGTGTAGATGGATTAATCCACATCACGGATCTTTCTTGGTCTAGAGTGAACCACCCATCTGAAATCCTTGAGGACGGACAAACTGTAAAAGTTGTTATCCTTGATTTTGATGATGAGAAAACAAGAATCCAATTGGGTATGAAGCAATTAGAAGCTCACCCTTGGGATGCGCTTTCTGCTGACTTGAAAGTAGGTGACAAAGTAAAAGGAAAAGTAGTAGTTCTTGCTGACTATGGTGCATTCGTAGAAATCGCTCCAGGTGTGGAAGGATTGATCCACGTTTCTGAAATGTCTTGGTCTACTCACTTGAGAAGTGCTGGAGATTTTGTGAAGGTTGGTGATGAAGTAGAAGCAGAAGTATTGACTTTGGATAGAGAAGACAGAAAAATCTCTCTAGGTATCAAGCAATTGAACAAAGATCCTTGGGAAAATATCGAAGCTAAGTATCCTGTTGGATCTAAGCACGTTGGAACTGTAAGAAACTTCACAAACTTTGGAGTTTTCGTAGAATTGGAAGAAGGTATCGACGGTTTGATCTACATCTCTGATCTTTCTTGGACTAAGAAAATCAAACATCCATCAGAATTCTGTAACGTTGGAGATAAACTGGATGTTGTTGTATTGGAACTTGATACTCAAGCTAGAAGATTATCTCTAGGTCACAAGCAATTGACAGAAAATCCTTGGGATAAATTCGAAACTAAATATGCTGAAGGAACTGTACATACAGGAACTGCAGTAGAGGTACACGATAAAGGTGCTTCTGTACAATTTGAAGATGCTGAAGTTGAAGCATTCTGCCCATCAAGATTATTAGAGAAGGAAGACGGATCTAAAATCAAGAAAGGAGAAGTTGCTGAGTTCAAAGTAATCGAGTTCAATAAAGAATTCAAAAGAGTAGTAGTATCTCATACAGGTATCTTCAGAGATGAGGAGAAAAAGAATGTAAGAGATAACTCTAACAGATCAGGAAATGTTTCTTCTTCTTCTTCAAACAACGAAGAAAGATCTACTCTTGGTGATATCGATGCACTAGCAGAACTGAAAAAGAAAATGGAAGGCGGGAAATAA
- a CDS encoding proprotein convertase P-domain-containing protein produces MNKKLFFSILLSGVLGAQTFSNTTLTAIPDNSTAGVISTIPVNLVKTISDPSKVTIKMDLTHTWCGDVTVGLVVPGGATSGAIALIKRLGSTTTTGIGSSVNFAAGNILAFNSAATAYVVPGTGGTNSSVPAGTYLPTVSSTLAPTDYTVANLTTLFTNLSVSGNWSLKLFDAAVGDTGSLNNWQVVFDEGTFLGVNTSIVSTPALSVLGNPFKETLNLKLNTSAKDVRFDIYSMEGKKVYSYQQSASKNASGDLKIPTESWSSGVYILSSVVNGEKMMTIKLIKK; encoded by the coding sequence ATGAACAAAAAATTATTCTTTTCAATATTGCTGTCAGGTGTTTTAGGCGCACAAACTTTCAGCAATACAACGCTAACAGCTATCCCTGATAATAGTACTGCAGGTGTAATTTCTACAATTCCTGTAAATTTGGTAAAAACAATTTCCGATCCTTCTAAAGTTACGATTAAAATGGATCTAACGCACACTTGGTGTGGAGATGTTACCGTCGGTTTAGTGGTTCCTGGAGGTGCAACAAGTGGAGCTATAGCTCTTATTAAAAGATTAGGTAGCACAACAACTACTGGAATAGGATCAAGTGTTAATTTCGCTGCAGGAAATATTTTGGCTTTTAACTCTGCAGCAACTGCTTATGTAGTTCCAGGTACAGGGGGAACCAATAGCAGTGTTCCAGCAGGAACATATTTGCCTACGGTAAGCTCTACCTTGGCTCCGACAGATTATACGGTTGCAAATTTGACAACACTATTTACAAATCTTTCTGTTAGTGGAAACTGGTCTCTAAAATTGTTTGATGCTGCTGTTGGTGACACTGGTTCGCTCAATAATTGGCAGGTGGTCTTTGACGAAGGAACTTTTTTGGGTGTAAATACTTCTATTGTGAGTACGCCGGCTCTTTCTGTTTTAGGAAATCCATTTAAAGAAACGTTGAACTTAAAGCTTAATACATCTGCAAAAGATGTTAGGTTTGATATCTATTCTATGGAGGGTAAAAAAGTATATTCTTACCAGCAGTCGGCTTCTAAAAATGCGTCTGGAGATTTGAAGATTCCAACAGAAAGTTGGAGCTCGGGAGTCTATATTTTGTCATCTGTTGTAAATGGAGAAAAGATGATGACTATTAAGCTTATCAAAAAATAA
- a CDS encoding YtxH domain-containing protein encodes MGNKTNGLLALLGLGALAWWKYKKSSPEDQQKVKDTINNAKDNLTKFGNDIKDKANQTVDQLKNKADELKSEAQQAAE; translated from the coding sequence ATGGGAAATAAGACAAATGGATTATTAGCTTTATTAGGGCTTGGCGCTTTAGCTTGGTGGAAGTACAAAAAATCTTCTCCGGAAGATCAACAGAAGGTAAAAGATACCATCAATAATGCTAAAGATAATCTTACAAAATTCGGTAACGATATCAAAGATAAAGCAAATCAGACAGTAGATCAGCTAAAAAATAAAGCTGATGAACTTAAAAGTGAAGCACAGCAAGCTGCAGAATAA